Part of the Dermatophilus congolensis genome is shown below.
CGCTCCCTCCCACCAACGCGATAATCCTTTAACCCGGCGCGTATCCAAGTCACAGTTAGTGACGATGGCGCCGTAGCCCGGAATTGCTAACTGCCCGCCGTGGGTGTGGCCAGCGAACATCAGGTCCACTCCTTCGGCGGTCATCGCCTCGAGCACACGTGTGTAAGGGGCGTGAAGTAGACCTAGTTTTAGATCTGGGGTCGGATGTTCTGGTGCGGCCGGAATCTGGTGGAACATGTCGTACTTCAGGTGAGGGTCATCGACACCGACCAGCGCGATTTCTACGCCTTTGACGGTGAGGTGGCCGCGGGCGTTCGATAGGTCACGCCATCCCATCTCACCTAGCCCAAGAACAAGTGCCTCCGTAGGTAGACGTTTCGAACTTGGTGTTGGCTCGGACTTCAGCAGATATTTCATTGGATTGCGCGCAGCAGGGGCGAAATAGTCGTTCGACCCCAACACGAACGCACCAGGCAGGCGCAGTAATGGCTCTAGCAAATCCAACACCACAGGGACCGAGTCAGGGTGAGAGATGTGATCACCGGTGTCAATGACCAGATCAGGTTCCAGGTCAACGAGACCGGCGATCCATTCCTGCTTGCGCAGCTGCCAAGGCATCATGTGGATGTCAGACAGATGGAGAACTCGGATCTGTGGTGCCCCGGGTGGAAGAACAGGCACCGTGAAACGACGGAGCGTGAAATTGTTGCGTTCTACAAAAGCTCCGTAGGCGGCAGTTCCAACGGCTGCGGCCGCCAAAGCAGCGGCTCCTCGCATGAGTGTGTTCATCGTTAACCATCTTGACAGATGTAGTGATGGGGGCGCCTACACTGATAGGTGCCAGCGCCCCCAAACTGCATCTACACGTTATCTACACGTTTTTTCTTTTGCGGGTTACTCATCAGCTCCGCTGGAGAGCGTGATGGTGACTGTGCTTCCGCGGCTAGCTTGTGAGCCTGCCATTGGTGTGATCTGAGCTACGCGGCCGTAGTCAATGTTGTCCGAGGGCATTTTCTCGGAGTTGATCTTGACCTTGAAGCCTTCGCTTTCGAGTTGCTTCTTAGCCGAGTTCAGAGTCCGTCCCACTACGTCTGGGACCTCGGCGGTCTCGGAAGCAGGAGTGCCTTGTCCTGGTTTGTTGGGGTTTTGCTGGAAGTCGAGCTTGGGCATGCCTTTTGAGGCTTCGTTCATCACTGCGGTCCAGATCGGGCCAGCGAAGGTAGACCCGTATACGTGTGGTTGAGGCAGCTGCGCGTTGGGGCGTCCGACCCACGCGGCAGTGGCCAGCTGAGGAGTGAACCCGGCGAACCAGGTGTGCACACTCGCGTCGGCGGTTCCTGTTTTACCTGCCGCGACTCGGCCATCTGCCAGGGCCATCTGTTCACCGGTAGCTCCGGGAGAGATGACCGATTCAAGGATGCGGGTGGTGTCGTAGGCGACTTTTTGGCTGATTGCTTGACGACAGTTCGCGCCTCGAATAGGGAAAACTTTGCCGTGGAAGTCACTGACTTTCGTTACGGGGACCGGCTCACAGTATTTGCCGCCGGCTGCCAAGGTGGCGTAGGCCGAGGCCAGGGTTAGGGGAGAAGCGTTGTCTGCGCCGAGGATGACGTTGGGGACGAATTTGGTTCCGTACTTCTGCCCGTATCCGGTGTGTAGGCCCATCCTTCCCATGACATCGACGATGTTGCAGACCCCTACCTGGGAGGCCAGTTCCACGAAGGCAGTGTTCACGGATTTTTGGGTGGCTTTTTTCAAGCTCATGGGGCCGAACTCGTTGCCCTCGTGGTTCTTGGGCTGGAAGGGACGGCCAATGAAGCCACACTTGTTTCCACCAAGTTGGGAGACCGAGTAGGGCGTGTGGTTAGGAGGCACTTGAAGGACAGTGTCCGGGGACATGCCTTTCTCTAGAGCAGCGACTAGGTTGAAAGGCTTGGCAGTTGAACCGATCTGGAAACCGCCGGAAGCCCCGTATTTGGCGTCTACGCTCCAGTTCACGGTGGTCTCTACGCCAGCTTCGCCAGAGCCTTGCCCGTAGTTGGTGTTTTGGGCGGTGGCAATAACTTTTCCAGTTCCGGGTTGTACAACAGCAACGGCAGCCCCGCGGCTCTTGCTGTCTTCTACGGGGGCGCGTTTGATGAGTTCTTCTCGGGCGAAGGCAGCGAGTTTGGGGTCAAAAGGTGTCTCGATTTTCAGCCCTTTGCGGTAGAGGGCATTGCGGCGGCTCTTGCGGTCTTTGCCCAGGGATGGCTGGTCCAGAAGCCAGTTGACGACGTATTCGCAGAAGTACGGGGACCCCGAGGCATTACAGGACTGTTTTGGCAGACTTGGTTTAAGTCCTAGGGGTGTGTTGATTGCTTCGTCGTGTTCTTCTGCGGTGATGACGTGAGAAGAAAGCATTCGGTCTAGTACGGCGTTGCGGCGTTTAAGTGTTTCTTCGGGGCGTTCGAATGGGTTGGTGTAGCTGGGGCGCTGCACTTGGCCTGCGATCATTGCGGCTTCGGGCAGGGTGAGTTTGGAAGCGCGTTTGCTGAAGTAGCGTTGCGCTGCAGCTTCGACGCCGTATGCTCCTGCACCGTAATAGACGAGGTTGAGGTAACCCTCGAGAACTTGTTCTTTGCTGAGGTTGTCTTCCAGGGCGATGGCGTATTTCATTTCCTGGAGTTTGCGGACGATGCCAGCAACGCCGCCGCGTTCTAGGGCTGCCGCGACGCCAGCTTCGTTGTCGGATTTCAGGGCAGTGGTGACCAAGGTTTGGCGGACGTATTGCTGTGTGATGGTGGATGCGCCCTGGGTGTCGCCGCGCAGTGTGGCGAATAGGGCTCGGGCTACGCCTCGGGGATCAACGCCACTGTGCTCGTAAAAACGTTCATCTTCGATCGCGATCTGTGCTTTACGCATGATCGGGGCGATTTCATCTAGGGAGACCACTTGACGGTTGTCTTCGGCCAGGGTGGCGATGGTGGAGCCGTCTGCGGCCAGGATGCGTGTTTGTTGTGAGGCGGGGGAGGCCGTGAATTCTGCGGGCATGGCGTCGAACGAAGCCACGATGGATTTAGTGGCTAGACCGCCTGCTCCAACAACAGGCATGAAGATTCCTGCGACGAGGACTCCTAGAACAGTTGATCCGGCGACAACTCCACCCAGTAGACGGAACGCGGAATGAAGCCCCTCGCGTTGCTCCGGCGCCGCATTCTGCTCGTGGTCAGACGCGGGGACGGTGGGGTCATTCGTCATGTAGTAAAGGTTACGTCCCGTCGGAGGTGGCGTCCCTTTTGGATGATGTCGTGTTGCGCCGCGGCAGTGGAGTAATAAGCCGAAATAGGCCATGCCTAGGCATCATTTATACCCCTATAAAGCGTTAATTGTGATCCAGATCACATTAACTCTAAGAGATGCTGGGGCACTCTCTCACAGTTCTGTCGCCTATGGGGACTTTCAGGGCAACCTGTATTGCAAATCCCTCCCAGTCTGTGTCTAAGATCGATTTCACAGCGCGAAGCGTCAACGCGGCCGCCAGCGTATTGAAGGGTTGAGTTGTGATTACTGAAACGCCCGAAACAACGTTCGAAGAGTCTATCGAGCATTGGTCGGCAAGGGCTTGGTGCAGGACCGTTAGTCCGGATGAGCTTTTTGTGGAAGGAAAAGCTCAACAACGCGCTAAGAGGATCTGCCGCAATTGCGAAGTAGTCGTCGATTGCCTCGCAGAAGCCCTGGATGAGCGCATTGAATTCGGCGTTTGGGGAGGCATGACCGAACGTGAACGGCGCAAGATGCTGCGCCTACACCCAGAGGTCACCGACTGGAAACGTGTCTTCGAAGATACCAATAGCACCGCCAAAGTGGCTGGCTGAATATAACGATCACGCGAGTTACTGAATCCCAGATGTGCGATTAGCAGCGCTCGTTCTGTTCTGCGGAAATCGATAGGCTTGCTTCATGAAAAAATGGGAATATGCGACCGCGCCGATCATTCCGCACGCGACGCAGCAAATTTTGAACAACTGGGGTATTGATGGTTGGGAACTAGTCCAGGTCGTCACTACCGATACCGGAAATCTCGTGGCTTATTTCAAACGTCCTCTAGAGGAGGACTGAACATGAGTTCCGTTGAACAACGATTGCAAGAGATCGGCTTAGCCTTACCTGAAGTAGCACTTCCCGTAGGTTCATACGTTCCCGCCAAAGCCGACGGACGACGTATCCACACCTCCGGCCAACTTCCTCTCGTCAATGGGGCCCTTCCCATCACAGGAAAAGTAGGTGCCGAGGTATCCGTTGAACAAGCACAAGAGCTAGCGCGAACCTGCGTGCTCAACGCCATCGCCGCAGTCAAATCAGTAGTGGGCGACCTCGACCAGGTCCAGAGCGTTGTCAAAGTTGTTGGCTTCGTCGCCAGCGACCCAACATTCACCCAACAGCCCGCCGTCATCAACGGCGCCTCCGACCTGCTCGCCCAGGCCTTCGGAGACATCGGCGTGCATGCACGCAGCGCTGTTGGAGTGGCAGTCCTACCCATGGATGCCCCCGTCGAAGTCGAAATCGTCGTAGCACTACGCGAGGAATGACCCTGCTCGAACAGTCACAAAGCCCCGGAAACGGAGCACCATCACCGTTTGTGACGGTGCTGCGTGCCCCGAACCCGGGGCCCATGACACTCGAAGGAACCAACACCTACATCCTTCGCGCCCCAGGTAAAAAACACAGCATCATCATCGACCCCGGTCCCGCCGACCCCACCTACATCGCCACCATTCTCACCACCGCCACCAGCGACGAAGCCGAAATCTCTCACCTACTGCTCACACACCATCACGCAGACCACGCAGCCGCGATCCCCCTGATCGAAAAAGCCACCGGCCTACAAGTCTTATCCATCGGCACCTCCACTCTCACCGACGGGCAAACACTGCACGCCGAGGGACTCACCCTGCACGTCATCGCCACCCCTGGCCACACAGCAGACTCCACAACCTTCCGACTCCACGAAGCACCCCTGCTATTCACCGGTGACACCATCCTGGGCCGCGGCACCACATGGCTGGACTACCCCGACGGAACCCTCACCGACTACCTACATACACTCCATCTACTCAGCGACCTCCTGCGAGACAAAGGCGAGCACACACTCCTGCCCGGGCACGGCCCCACGCACTCCTACACCGCCCCCATCCTGGACGCTTACATCCAGCACCGCACCGCCCGCCTGCGCCAAATCCGCGCTGCACGCGATAGCGGAGCTGGCACTGACATCGAAGCCATCACCAACATCGTCTACCGCGACCAACCCGAAAGCGTCCTAGCCGCAGCACGCATCTGCGTAGCAGCTCAGCTCGACCATCTCCGCCACCATGACACCCTGTGACCCACACCCTCTGTGAGCAGCAACAAATACGACTCCGCAGCCACCAAAACCACTGCTACGCTGAGAAAGCCAGTCGCCCACGGGGCCAGGGAATCCGGTGCAAAACCGGAACTGACGCGCAGCGGTAAGGGAGACGGGCGGGGCACACACGCCACTGGAACACTCTGGGAAGGCGCCCCGCACCGAGGGACCCCAAGTCCGAATACCTGCTGGTGATCGCCCCGTCACCTGCGGGCGCGGATCGAGAATCAGGCCTCGCGACCCAGGCCCACCGGTCCCAGGAGCCACACCGTGCGCCCACACCCCCACCACATCACCATAGCCACCTGCATCCTCCTGCTTACCGCCTGTGCTAGCGCACCCACCACCTCCACCAACACCAGCAGCAATACCGCACCCATTACCTTGACTAACTGCGGCGAAAAAATCACCGTCACCACCCCACCACGCAGACTCGTCACCCTCAACCAAGGCGCCACCGAAACAGCACTCGCCCTTGGCCTGGCCCCCCGCATGGCAGGCACCGCCTACCTCGACGACGCCATCGCCCCCACCTACAAAACCGCCTACACAACCGTCCCCGTCCTCGCCAAGGAATACCCCAGCAAAGAACAATTCCTCGCAGCCAAACCCGATTTCGCCTACTCCGCCTACGCCAGCGCCTTCACCGACAAAGCCGTCGGCACCCGAAACGAACTCACCTCCGAAGGCATCAACACCTACACCAGCCCCTTCGGATGCCCCAAAGGCACCCCCACCGCCGAGGCCACCTTCGAAAACGGCTGGAACGAAATCGCTGAAATCGCCAAAATCTTCGCCGTCACCCCCACCGCCGACGCCCTCATCACCACCCAGAAAAGACACCTCGACGAAATCCGCACCAAAGCCACCGGCAAAAACCACACCATCTTCTGGTACGACTCCGGCGACAAAACCCCCACCGTCGGCGCCGGAGCAGGCGGCCCACACCTAATCATGAACGCCGTCGGCGCCACCAACATCTTCGACAACCTTCCCGGAGGCTGGAGCGAAGCCTCATGGGAAAAAGTCGTCGCCGCTAACCCCGACGTCATCGTCCTGGCCGACGCCAGCTGGAATACCGCCGAAAAAAAGAAAAATCACCTCACCAACGACCCAGTCCTATCCCAACTCGACGCCGTAAAAAACAACCGATTCATCACAATCCCCTTCAGCGAAAGCACACCCGGAGTCCGCCTCGTCGACGGCGCCCGCTCCATCAGCAACCAACTCGCCCAACTCGACCAGTGACCCGCTTCATCTACACCGCAGCCACCCTCACCCTCCTCCTGGCTGCCAGCAGCATCATCGTCCTAGGAATCGGATCCGTCCCCATCCCACCTACCGACGTCATCGACGTGATTGCCCGCCGCGTCCACCTCATTCACGGCGACCACGTCACCATCTTCACCGACCGCATCATCTGGGAACTACGCCTACCCCGCATCATGGCCACCATCGCCGTCGGCGCCGCCCTAGCCCAATGCGGATGCATCCTCCAAGCACTCACCGGCAACGACCTGGCCGACCCCTACCTCCTGGGCATCTCCAGCGGAGCAGCCGTCGGCGCCGTCGCTGCAATCATCCTCGGCTGGACCATCCCCGGACTACCCCCAGCAGTAGCCACCACCGTCACCGCCTTCACCGGCGCAATCGCAGCTCTAGCCCTGGTTCTGGGTCTTGCCACCGGCCGCTCCGGCGCACTCCCACCCGGACGAACCATTCTCGCCGGAATAGCCATCAGCCAACTCGCTGGCGCATTCACCTCCTTCGTCGTCATGATCTTCGGCGGCTACTCTGGAGCCCGTGAAGTCATGACCTGGATGCTGGGCTCCTTCAGCGGCATCCGCGCACCACATGCTTGGCTCATCACCATCACCACCCTGCTCGCCACCACAGCGCTCATCACCTCCGCCCCCGCCCTCGACGCCTTCGCCTTCGGAGAAACCTCCGCTCGCTCCCTAGGAATCCGCGTCGAACACACCCGCTGGGCACTCTTCACCGGATGCGCCCTACTGACCGCAACCACCGTCGCCACCGTCGGCCCCATCGGCTTCGTCGGACTGACCATCCCACACATCATGCGCCTGATCATCGGACCAACCCACCGCCGCCTGCTCCCCGCATCCGCCCTCGCAGGCGCACTCCTGCTCCTGTGGTCTGACACCGCAGCCCGCGCGCTCAACCCCGGCCAAGAAATCCCCATCGGAGTCATCACCGCCGCTATCGGAGCCCCTGTCCTCGTCGCCCTCCTGAGAAACCACGCCCGCCACTCATGAACATCACCACACGCAACCTCAGCTGGAACACTCACGGACGCGACATCGTCGCCCACCTCGACCTCACCATCCCAGCCGCCACAACCACCGCCATTGTCGGCCCTAACGGATGCGGAAAAACCACCACCCTTCACCTCCTCGCTGGCATACGCCGCCCCACCACCGGAAGCATCCACTTCAACGACGACGACGTCACCCACATGCCACCACGCCACCGCGCCCGCCTCTGCGCACTCCTGGAACAACACCCCCACACTCCTCTAGACCTCACCGCCCGACACATCGTCGAACTCGGACGCACACCACATCGCGGACGATGGCACAACCCCCACGACACCGACGCCGTCACCACCGCCATGCACACCGCAGGCATCACCCACCTCGCCGACCGAACCTGGCCCACCCTCTCCGGCGGAGAACGTCAACGCGTACAGCTGGCCCGTGCTCTGGCCCAAGAACCTCGCATCCTCCTGCTCGACGAACCCACCAACCACCTCGACCTACGCCACCAAATCAGCCTCCTTCACACCGTCTGCGCGTTGAACCTCACCGTCGTTGCTGTCCTGCATGACCTCGACCTCGCCGCCGCCTTCTGCGAACACATCATTGTCATGAACCACGGACGCATCATCGCCACAGGACCCACCCGCACCACCCTCACCACTGAACTCATCGCCGACGTCTTCGGCATCAACACCCGCATCCACCACGACGAACGCACCCACATCACCTGGACAGGACTTACCGGAAAACAACCATGACCACACTCGTCCTTGTCACCATCGACCTCACCAGCCCCCACCCCGAGGCCACCATCAGCCACGTCGCCACTCACCTACACGCTCAGGTCGCCGCCCTCCAAGGCAACGACCACACCTCACTCACCCACACCCTGGACACCCTCGAAGCGCAAAACACCCAACAGGTGCTGCTCATCCCTATCACTTTCGACGCTGCCCCCACCGGACCCTCATGGGTACGCCGCGTGGCCGGACACTGGAAACGCACCCGCAACTCCAGCATGGACATCGACGTCATCACTAAGCCCGTACACGACCTAACCACATACAACCTCGACGAGCAGCCACGACGAGCTATCACCGGACAAGAAGCCCCACTACACAACCCCACCTGGGAACAACCACCACCCCACACCCATCACGTTTTGCTCTGCCGCGGGCCACGCTGTAACGCCCAAGGAGCCGACGCCATCGCCATCCGAATACGCGACGAACTACGCCACCGCGACCTGCACGACAACGGCGTACTCCTGACCCAAACCGGCTGCCTCTACCCCTGCAACCGCGCCCCAGTCATCGTCACCCACCCCGACGGAACATGGCATGGACCAGTCGACGAGGACGACATCCCCGTCCTCGTCGACCAGAACCTCACCGAAGCAACACAACCGCCTCAGTGAGCTCGACGGGTCAAACGCTCCACGTCGAGAAGTACCACCGCACGGGTCTCCAAACGGATCCACCCACGCGTTGCGAAATCAGCAAGCGCCTTGTTCACCGTCTCGCGAGAAGCACCCACCAACTGAGCCAACTCTTCCTGCGTGAGATCGTGCGGAACCAGAAGACCATCGTCGATCTCTTGACCGAAACGGTGCGACAAATCAATGAGAGCCTTCGCCACCCGGCCCGGGACATCTGTGAAAACAAGATCAGCAAGAGAATCGTTCGTACGACGCAAACGACGCGCCAATGAAGCCAATAGCGCTGAAGCCACCTGCGGGTGATCAGGCAGGAACGCAGCCAGCTGCTCGTGCGTAAGACCAATCAGTTCCGTGTTGGCAATCGCTGTGGCCGTCGCGTTACGGTCACCCGGATCAAACACCGTCAACTCGCCCAAAAGCTCACCCGGGCCGAGCACAGCGACGAGGTTCTCGCGCCCATCGATGCTCGCGCGTCCGAGCTTGATCTTCCCGGAGACGATGACGTACAGACGGTCGCCGCGGTCGCCCTCACGGAAGAGGACTGAACCGCGCGCCACATGCGTCGAGGTCATCATCGACTGAAGTGCATGGACATCGGTGTCGCTCAGCGCCGAGAAAAGAGGCGCCTGCCTGACAAGATCGTTGAGAGCCACGAGGTAAGTGTGCCAGACCAGCGGTGTTCGTGAGCATGACGTGCATCGACACGAAAGCTCCCGAAAGCCCTGGCAGACAGCAAAAACTGAGGCGTTAACCACAAACACGCCATAACGACGAGGGAGAATGTGATGAACGGAACGGTCGCGTGGGCGCCGTGGGGCCTGGTGGTCGATGCCGTCGTCCTTCTCATCCTCTGGACCTCAGTAACGAGCGGATGGCGACGGGGATTCATCGGAAGTCTTTTCGGTGCAGCAGGATTCGCCGCCGGAGGCATTCTTGGTGTTGCTGTTTTGCCCGGAGCGCTCGCCAATAAGCTCCCTGCACAGTGGGCTGCCTCTGAGGCGGCCATTCTGGTCATGCTTATCCTGGTCCTGGCAGCGATCACTCAAGGCATCCTCGAGCGTATAGCGATGCCGCTCATCAGCTGCATTCGAGCTTCCTGGGCGCGCTACACCGATGCATTCGGTGGCGCGGCTGTGCAATTCACCGTCGCCGCCGTGGCGCTCTGGGTAGCCACTGGGCTGCTCGCACTCTCGCCTATCCCAGCGCTCAAAGATGGAATCTCTGCCTCCCGGTCATTGCACGTGGTGGACAACGTCATGCCCGCCACTCGAGACGCTGTACTGGAGCAAGCACTTGTCGCTCTCGATGCTTACCAATTCCCCCGAGTCTTCACCGACCAAGAACCACCTGACGTTCGTAGCGTCCAACCCCCAGACAAAGCCATCGCATCCAATGAGGCACTCCGAGCTGCCAGTGAATCCATCTATCGAATCGATGCGCTTGCGCTGCGATGCAACCGCTCTCAAGAAGGCACAGGATGGGCACTGACCTCCGACACCATCGTTACGAACGCCCACGTCGTTGCTGGAGCTGACCGCATCAGCGTCCGAGTGAAAAACGAACGCCATTCGGCTCATCTCGTCACTTTCGACCCAGCCCGTGACCTAGCACTGCTCAAAGTTGAAGACTTGCAAGCCCAACCGTTACCAAGAGCAGAGCGAGTTTCCCGCAAAGAAGCACTCTTTATGGCCGGATATCCACTCGGAGGCCCTTACTCCACCCAGCCAGGGCGTATCGCTACCCGCATGAATGCCCGTGGCGCCGACATCTACGGCCAAGGTCAAGCGATACGCCAGATCTACGTTGTGCGTGGTGATGTACGTCCTGGAAACTCCGGCGGCCCAGCACTGACCGTGGACGGTCGTGTCGCCGGAGTCGTTTTCGCTCGTTCAACGACAGAGAACGAAACCGCCTATGTTCTTACTCTCAAAGAACTCGACGAATTCCTTACCGAACGTCCTGCTCCGCCAGCTCAGACGCTTTGCGCTGCGTAAAAGACTCAACACGCCGGAGAGCGGTGCATTCGCGCGCGTGCACCCATGCCCCTACAATCACTTGTGCTGGATCGCCGGATCAGCCCCCACATCTTGGGGTTGAGAACGCGGTACCGTGAAGAGCCCCAAAAACAATTCAGGGCCTTCCCACAGCGGCCAGAGGGAACGACAGGCGAAACAAAGCACCAGCCCACCAGCTAGGAGCAACGCCCAGTAGACGAACGCACCACGCGATCGCCCCCCAACCGCGAACACCCACCAGCACCCCGGGTCCGCCCGGTTATCGGCCAACGGTCGCGCAGGAAACCGGGCGCGTTATTGCGCACGCCCTCCCTCGTGACCCCGCTTTGAGGAGAGAGCATGTCGACCATCGAAACCGCAGAATCACTCACCGTGTACAGCAAGCCCTCCTGTGTCCAGTGCAACGCAACCTACCGCGCCCTTGACAAGGCAGGACTTCCCTACGAAGTGGTCGACCTTACCGCCGATGAGAACGCTCTCACCCACGTCATGTCCCTAGGCCACACCCAGGCCCCGGTAGTCATCCACGGCGACGAACACTGGTCCGGCTACCGACCCGACCTCATCAAAGCCGCCGCAGCCCGCGCAAACGCAGCCTGAACCCATGGACGCGCCCGCACCGGGCGCGGACACCCCGGCGACCCACCTGGTCTATTTCTCCTCGACCTCGGAGAACACACACCGATTCGTGCAGA
Proteins encoded:
- the nrdH gene encoding glutaredoxin-like protein NrdH yields the protein MSTIETAESLTVYSKPSCVQCNATYRALDKAGLPYEVVDLTADENALTHVMSLGHTQAPVVIHGDEHWSGYRPDLIKAAAARANAA